Proteins from one Chiloscyllium punctatum isolate Juve2018m chromosome 4, sChiPun1.3, whole genome shotgun sequence genomic window:
- the nkx2.1 gene encoding homeobox protein Nkx-2.1, whose protein sequence is MSMSPKHTTPFSVSDILSPIEESYKKVGMDAAGNLGAHLTSYRQPQVSQPGMQQHPIGHNTSVPAATYHMSHGVPQLSHAAMGGYCNGNISNIGNMGELPAYQDTMRNSASATGWYGTNPDPRFSSISRFMTPSSGMNMGGMGALGSLGDVGKPMAPLQSTPRRKRRVLFSQAQVYELERRFKQQKYLSAPEREHLASMIHLTPTQVKIWFQNHRYKMKRQAKDKAAQQHMQQDNSTCQQQQQSPRRVAVPVLVKDGKPCQGGVNAPTTTMQTQQQQSTNTSITVATNGTAHGASQQANNTGQTSELGQTSGSPSSIQSHVTSLSHLNSSSSDYGTAMSCSTLLYGRTW, encoded by the exons ATGTCGATGAGCCCCAAGCATACTACGCCCTTCTCAGTTTCAGATATTTTGAGCCCCATCGAGGAGAGCTACAAGAAAGTTGGCATGGACGCAGCGGGTAACCTCGGAGCTCACTTGACAAGTTACCGGCAGCCACAGGTCTCCCAGCCGGGCATGCAGCAACACCCGATCGGACATAATACGTCGGTTCCTGCGGCGACCTACCACATGTCACACGGGGTCCCTCAGCTTTCACATGCAGCTATGGGAGGCTACTGCAACGGCAATATTAGCAATATTGGCAATATGGGCGAGCTCCCTGCTTACCAAGATACCATGAGGAACAGTGCAAGTGCGACAGGCTGGTACGGGACGAATCCCGATCCACGCTTTTCATCAA TTTCCCGTTTCATGACCCCATCCTCAGGAATGAACATGGGGGGAATGGGCGCTTTGGGTTCTCTTGGAGACGTTGGCAAACCCATGGCTCCACTTCAAAGTACACCAAGGAGAAAACGCAGAGTGCTTTTCTCGCAAGCCCAGGTTTATGAGCTGGAGAGGCGCTTCAAGCAGCAGAAATACCTCTCAGCTCCTGAAAGGGAACATTTAGCCAGCATGATCCATCTCACGCCCACTCAGGTGAAGATCTGGTTCCAGAACCACCGCTACAAGATGAAGCGGCAAGCTAAAGACAAGGCTGCTCAGCAGCACATGCAGCAGGACAACAGCACTTGCCAACAGCAGCAACAATCTCCGAGAAGAGTGGCTGTGCCCGTCCTGGTTAAAGACGGCAAACCATGTCAAGGGGGTGTCAATGCCCCAACCACGACCATGCAGACCCAACAACAGCAATCTACCAACACATCAATCACAGTGGCTACCAATGGCACTGCTCACGGCGCAAGCCAGCAAGCTAATAACACAGGCCAGACATCGGAATTAGGACAAACCTCAGGAAGTCCTTCGTCTATCCAAAGCCACGTCACTAGCTTGTCTCACCTAAACTCTTCTAGCTCTGATTATGGTACAGCCATGTCATGCTCTACTTTACTGTATGGTAGGACCTGGTGA